In a genomic window of Corynebacterium choanae:
- a CDS encoding ABC transporter substrate-binding protein — MAHSKPKGWLRAAGLVIRLLSAAVIVCLIFWIGLSVAGKFFTVGISEEDLLANHPAAVMIHDPSNSAWPMTVATVHGDVVVHERPGKAVALTTDAADNLVALELTPSGIPDLSAHTATGAAITPWLSEGLSIQKPELLELEGDTLPYDQIASLDPGAIFATGSNLREDQFRTLSRIAPTIDVPVGNKQPAWEQSVQVVGTVMGAPKQVARKLDETEHLLANVRDEETSFRGTTTVIVDISHQNSLMLRYGSSPTAQLLEAFGFTVVGAPTDDQEGFFTNTRPTTWEEITMLNPDLVVVFYESDSQRAETESNPIYATIPAVHGGHVVGLQNADMIMALRHPTVLSIPWTVNTVVPLLRAGVVGRDAPAPEGPRPDLVPRL; from the coding sequence ATGGCACACAGCAAACCGAAGGGATGGCTGCGCGCGGCCGGACTCGTTATCCGGCTATTGTCGGCAGCAGTCATTGTGTGTCTGATCTTCTGGATTGGTCTTTCTGTGGCGGGGAAGTTTTTTACCGTCGGTATCAGTGAGGAAGATCTTCTCGCCAACCATCCTGCCGCGGTCATGATTCACGATCCGAGCAATTCGGCGTGGCCGATGACAGTTGCGACCGTGCACGGCGATGTGGTGGTGCATGAACGCCCCGGGAAAGCTGTGGCGTTAACTACCGACGCGGCGGATAATCTTGTCGCCTTAGAACTCACCCCTAGTGGTATCCCGGATCTTTCCGCCCACACTGCCACCGGTGCAGCGATCACCCCGTGGCTGAGTGAAGGATTGTCGATTCAAAAACCGGAACTCCTCGAACTCGAGGGGGACACCCTGCCCTATGACCAGATCGCATCCCTCGACCCGGGAGCTATTTTCGCCACCGGCTCTAATCTGCGGGAAGACCAATTCCGCACACTCAGCCGCATTGCCCCGACTATTGATGTTCCAGTGGGCAACAAGCAACCCGCCTGGGAGCAGTCGGTGCAGGTAGTGGGCACCGTGATGGGGGCACCGAAACAAGTAGCCCGCAAGCTGGACGAAACTGAGCATCTGTTGGCAAACGTCCGCGACGAAGAGACTTCGTTTCGGGGCACGACAACCGTCATCGTCGATATCAGCCATCAAAACTCGTTGATGCTGCGCTACGGATCCTCCCCTACCGCGCAACTGCTAGAAGCCTTCGGTTTCACTGTCGTGGGCGCTCCTACCGATGATCAAGAGGGATTTTTCACCAATACCCGACCGACCACTTGGGAGGAGATCACGATGCTCAATCCCGATCTGGTGGTGGTGTTTTACGAGTCGGATTCGCAACGGGCAGAGACGGAAAGTAATCCGATTTATGCCACCATTCCGGCGGTGCACGGCGGCCATGTGGTGGGTTTGCAGAATGCGGACATGATCATGGCGCTGCGACATCCGACTGTGTTGAGCATTCCGTGGACTGTGAACACGGTAGTGCCTTTGTTGCGTGCCGGTGTGGTTGGCCGTGATGCACCTGCCCCGGAAGGTCCTCGACCGGATCTGGTGCCCCGGCTGTAG
- a CDS encoding iron chelate uptake ABC transporter family permease subunit: protein MLVSAFDVSTDSGGLVVASAPVTAAQRAVAAHCVHRYGQLPAPGQLVAVGSWAVLAALTAGIAGLLGLAWQSIAALVACGASLGVAGLLLHAHTRLKVADAGIFGIGPVAAGMITVAGVSNPVARVIVGIAGAAVATWLLYRLFLIPRRHTHRLTVVVGGLLIGITSTSLLGVVAVAALHDPRQVLTAQVGMVPAASSLAAWLTLACCLVVVAALVWHSTNLNVFYTGQVACTVFGVSVSRIALLTFCATVLLVGISAATSGPLVGVGMLAVIVVRRVTMFDIRLLLPATAAAGVLVVLLAAIAQQLTGVPAGALVAGVSCAVVLWWLTKGTL, encoded by the coding sequence ATGTTGGTGAGTGCTTTCGATGTGTCCACCGATTCCGGCGGACTGGTGGTTGCATCCGCCCCGGTGACGGCCGCACAACGCGCCGTTGCGGCGCATTGTGTGCACCGCTACGGGCAGTTGCCCGCCCCCGGTCAACTCGTCGCTGTCGGCAGCTGGGCTGTGCTGGCGGCGCTGACGGCCGGGATCGCCGGTCTGCTGGGGCTTGCCTGGCAGTCGATTGCGGCGCTAGTGGCCTGTGGTGCATCCCTCGGCGTGGCAGGATTGCTGCTGCATGCCCACACCCGGCTCAAGGTGGCTGACGCAGGTATTTTCGGCATTGGCCCGGTCGCGGCAGGGATGATCACCGTCGCCGGGGTGTCTAACCCGGTGGCGCGGGTGATCGTTGGTATCGCCGGGGCGGCAGTGGCCACCTGGTTGTTGTATCGGCTGTTTTTAATTCCGCGTCGACATACTCACCGGCTGACGGTGGTGGTCGGCGGACTGTTGATCGGCATCACTTCTACTTCCCTGCTGGGGGTGGTGGCGGTCGCCGCATTGCACGATCCACGGCAGGTGTTAACTGCACAGGTCGGAATGGTGCCGGCTGCATCGTCGCTCGCCGCCTGGCTGACCCTGGCATGCTGTTTGGTGGTGGTAGCAGCCCTCGTGTGGCATTCGACGAATTTGAACGTGTTTTACACCGGTCAGGTTGCCTGCACCGTGTTTGGGGTGTCGGTGTCCCGCATCGCACTGCTCACATTTTGCGCCACAGTGCTGCTGGTCGGTATTTCGGCTGCCACTTCCGGACCGCTGGTTGGGGTGGGAATGTTGGCGGTGATTGTGGTGCGCCGGGTCACCATGTTTGATATTCGCTTGCTGCTGCCGGCGACAGCTGCCGCTGGTGTGCTGGTGGTGCTGCTGGCAGCTATCGCCCAACAGCTCACCGGGGTACCGGCGGGGGCACTTGTTGCCGGAGTGTCGTGTGCTGTGGTGTTGTGGTGGCTGACGAAGGGCACCTTATGA
- a CDS encoding iron chelate uptake ABC transporter family permease subunit, translating into MADEGHLMIRYAFSPPPQDNSRRRPWQRLWHIRPTTVPARPRLQIGPLQVAWHPQWWLVTVVTTAILLLLSWVSLVVTDATLSPQMFTAAPLTDAIHPSFPATIPHQVWRPAAAILAGMLLGLSGALTQTVTGKTHASADVTGGVGAGAAAAAAVALVPHLPGVTVVQWVAAWVVGAAVFRQVWRLARRHRATGVGSLLGGIVITLLAQAIAFAVADHTANVALLTTAVFGACDYATAEEILLAAAVLVVCGGFTASHQAQFYRAGIGRGLGELTGLRLSGVRGTMTVATCAAAAATVLAGPLLFVAFLSPIAARKLVNSGTGILLPATLLGATATLACDIVAQLLPGPVPCGMLTAGCGAVATMIILTRITTRSSL; encoded by the coding sequence GTGGCTGACGAAGGGCACCTTATGATCCGCTACGCGTTTTCCCCTCCTCCCCAGGACAACTCCCGCCGCCGCCCCTGGCAGCGGCTGTGGCATATCCGTCCCACCACTGTCCCGGCGCGCCCCCGCCTTCAGATTGGCCCGCTGCAAGTGGCGTGGCATCCGCAATGGTGGCTGGTCACGGTGGTCACCACTGCAATACTGCTGCTACTTAGCTGGGTGTCGCTGGTGGTAACCGATGCCACCTTGTCCCCACAGATGTTCACAGCAGCACCGTTAACGGATGCGATTCACCCCTCCTTCCCGGCGACAATACCGCATCAGGTGTGGCGTCCTGCGGCGGCAATCTTGGCGGGCATGCTGCTCGGGCTTTCCGGGGCGTTGACGCAAACAGTGACCGGGAAAACTCATGCCAGTGCCGATGTCACCGGCGGGGTGGGGGCTGGTGCTGCCGCAGCTGCTGCTGTGGCATTGGTGCCGCATCTTCCCGGCGTGACTGTAGTGCAATGGGTTGCCGCCTGGGTGGTGGGTGCTGCAGTGTTTCGGCAAGTGTGGCGGCTGGCCCGCCGCCACCGGGCAACCGGGGTGGGGAGTTTGCTTGGGGGGATTGTGATCACTCTGCTGGCGCAGGCGATCGCTTTTGCGGTCGCCGACCACACCGCCAATGTTGCCCTGCTGACCACCGCAGTGTTTGGTGCCTGCGACTATGCCACCGCCGAAGAGATCCTGCTGGCTGCAGCGGTGCTCGTCGTCTGCGGCGGGTTTACTGCTAGTCATCAAGCCCAGTTTTATCGGGCCGGAATAGGTCGCGGCCTGGGCGAACTCACCGGCCTGCGGCTATCCGGGGTGCGCGGCACGATGACGGTGGCGACCTGTGCCGCGGCCGCCGCAACAGTGTTGGCAGGCCCGCTGCTATTTGTCGCGTTCTTAAGCCCAATTGCTGCCCGGAAACTCGTCAATTCCGGCACCGGCATATTGCTCCCCGCCACCCTGCTTGGGGCTACTGCCACTTTGGCCTGCGATATTGTGGCGCAACTCTTGCCAGGCCCGGTGCCCTGCGGCATGCTCACCGCCGGCTGCGGGGCAGTGGCCACCATGATTATTCTTACCCGCATCACCACCAGGAGCAGTCTATGA
- a CDS encoding ABC transporter ATP-binding protein, whose translation MSRRPTRIKVRSLAAGGSSTTPAIAEINLTIPADSLTIIVGANSSGKSVLLAALGGRIRATRGSVVIDGTSVERLKRKDRSERIALVPQHPSAPEGMKISDLIAAARSPHSRFFIPYTPADEHTVAQALNVTGAGAYATADYDELAAHQRRRVWLAAALARNTPILLLDEPTHSLDLARTQEMMNLIHRRTREHHTTVVMTTRDLPMALRYADQLVILDEGRVAAAGAPSIITKELLAHVFHIDADIVTDPATGGPLIIPAAPPHIRIQQATHPSPAANNPASHPTDKQPTADAAGAHPASNPAQPHPATDTTGNTAAPTPPAQPTPEPAGATNIPTTARPSSTRIGGAAAPNSATSSNPTNNATNTASDSVTAAQQHVAACKATVEQCRKQLEECQHQAKQAATKARRLQAKAQKFETELDELDAADPQVDTLRALTAQALADAHSAQEEATALQEALTAAKEAVTDAEADVHQAKHALRHID comes from the coding sequence ATGAGCCGCCGTCCAACCCGAATCAAGGTTCGCTCGCTTGCTGCTGGCGGCAGCAGCACCACTCCGGCGATCGCCGAGATCAACCTCACCATTCCCGCTGACAGTCTCACCATCATTGTCGGCGCGAACAGTAGCGGTAAATCGGTGCTGCTGGCCGCCCTCGGCGGCCGGATCCGCGCCACCCGCGGATCAGTCGTAATCGACGGCACCTCAGTGGAACGGTTGAAACGCAAAGACCGCAGCGAACGTATCGCGCTGGTGCCGCAGCATCCTTCCGCCCCGGAAGGAATGAAAATCTCCGATCTCATCGCCGCCGCCCGCAGCCCCCACTCGCGCTTCTTCATCCCCTACACCCCCGCCGACGAGCACACCGTCGCCCAAGCACTCAACGTCACCGGTGCCGGCGCCTATGCCACCGCCGACTATGACGAACTCGCCGCCCACCAGCGGCGCCGCGTCTGGTTGGCGGCTGCACTTGCCCGCAACACCCCCATCTTGCTGCTCGACGAACCCACCCACTCCTTGGACTTGGCCCGCACCCAAGAGATGATGAACCTCATCCACCGGCGCACCCGGGAACATCACACCACCGTGGTGATGACCACCCGTGATCTGCCGATGGCGCTGCGCTACGCCGACCAGCTGGTCATTTTGGATGAAGGCCGGGTCGCGGCCGCCGGCGCCCCCAGCATCATCACCAAAGAACTCCTCGCCCATGTGTTCCATATCGATGCCGATATTGTCACCGATCCGGCAACCGGCGGACCGTTGATCATTCCCGCCGCCCCACCCCACATCCGCATCCAGCAGGCCACCCACCCCAGTCCGGCGGCCAACAATCCAGCAAGCCACCCCACCGACAAGCAACCCACCGCCGATGCCGCCGGTGCACACCCCGCCAGCAATCCGGCACAACCTCACCCCGCAACCGACACCACCGGCAACACAGCCGCCCCCACCCCGCCAGCGCAGCCAACACCCGAACCAGCAGGTGCCACCAATATCCCCACTACAGCACGCCCGAGCAGCACCCGCATCGGTGGCGCTGCGGCGCCGAACAGTGCCACCAGTAGCAATCCCACCAATAATGCCACCAACACTGCCAGTGACAGTGTTACCGCAGCACAACAACACGTCGCAGCCTGCAAAGCAACCGTCGAACAGTGCCGTAAACAACTCGAGGAATGTCAACACCAAGCCAAACAGGCCGCCACGAAAGCCCGCCGCCTGCAGGCGAAAGCACAAAAATTCGAAACAGAACTCGACGAACTCGACGCGGCTGATCCCCAAGTAGACACGCTGCGTGCCCTCACCGCGCAAGCACTCGCCGACGCCCACAGTGCCCAGGAAGAAGCAACCGCCTTACAGGAGGCACTCACCGCAGCGAAAGAAGCGGTCACCGATGCGGAAGCCGACGTGCATCAAGCCAAACATGCGCTACGCCACATCGATTAA
- a CDS encoding YbjN domain-containing protein → MSNLSPVTQSRVNAILTDMGLSTVHEQPADPVRLIIRDVLYEIRIVEDHLQIAGVWNRVFNDTESMKQVAAKINEYTATQLVPKLVCSQAMGGIQLRYSHWVTGGMSDEQLTALVQLVMKAMDDTAVTLADRFGDLMHVPTEEERQREMEARGHGAQ, encoded by the coding sequence ATGAGTAATCTTTCGCCGGTGACGCAATCGCGAGTCAACGCGATCCTCACCGATATGGGGCTGTCCACAGTCCATGAGCAGCCGGCTGATCCGGTTCGGCTCATTATTCGGGATGTGCTGTATGAGATTCGCATTGTCGAAGATCATCTGCAGATCGCCGGGGTGTGGAATCGGGTGTTTAACGACACCGAGTCGATGAAGCAGGTTGCTGCGAAAATCAACGAATACACCGCCACACAGCTGGTGCCGAAGTTGGTGTGTTCGCAGGCTATGGGCGGCATTCAGCTGCGCTATTCGCATTGGGTGACCGGCGGTATGTCGGATGAGCAGCTCACTGCGCTGGTGCAGCTAGTGATGAAAGCTATGGATGATACGGCTGTGACGCTTGCTGATCGTTTCGGCGATTTGATGCATGTGCCTACCGAGGAAGAACGCCAACGAGAAATGGAGGCACGCGGCCATGGAGCTCAATAA
- a CDS encoding YbjN domain-containing protein, producing MSSAQTNEVREVTTDRFMAVLKDLEFTGNQQGTQFYTFINEYPVRFDATNLPLTGMVNMYLFQHHFPAAQYQELVKFVNEFNFNTFFTHAYVVKEDSGELVLSADAPFLCPKGMSDMQLRLAIEVALQAVLEFGKQVFEHFSLQPVTPPEAPQEGK from the coding sequence GTGAGTAGTGCACAGACCAACGAGGTTCGTGAAGTTACCACCGACCGGTTTATGGCGGTGCTCAAGGATCTGGAATTTACCGGCAACCAGCAGGGCACCCAGTTTTATACGTTTATCAACGAATATCCGGTGCGCTTTGATGCGACGAATCTGCCGTTGACCGGCATGGTGAACATGTATCTGTTCCAGCATCATTTCCCTGCTGCGCAGTATCAAGAGCTGGTGAAGTTCGTCAACGAATTCAACTTCAATACGTTTTTCACCCACGCCTATGTGGTGAAAGAGGACTCCGGTGAATTGGTGCTGTCGGCTGATGCACCATTTTTGTGCCCGAAGGGCATGAGCGACATGCAGCTGCGGCTGGCGATCGAGGTGGCGTTGCAGGCTGTGCTCGAATTCGGCAAGCAGGTGTTTGAGCATTTCTCGCTGCAGCCGGTCACTCCACCGGAAGCACCCCAGGAAGGAAAGTAG
- a CDS encoding YbjN domain-containing protein codes for MEPQPLTTERLGAWAKNNNLSFSWNNDSELYIPFRNAVVSIQLNGPRLRAIGVWRGRADSELDMQMLRQHANDMNRQNVVPKAYVVDKNKLLALEYAHLVDLGLTDEQLDGILGTVMAAMLQQIEKLDEKFAHMIPGQEGASK; via the coding sequence ATGGAACCTCAACCGCTAACCACCGAACGCCTGGGCGCCTGGGCGAAGAACAACAATTTAAGTTTTAGCTGGAACAACGATTCCGAGCTGTATATTCCGTTTCGTAACGCGGTAGTTTCTATTCAGCTCAACGGGCCTCGGCTGCGCGCGATCGGCGTGTGGCGGGGTCGCGCGGACAGCGAGTTGGATATGCAAATGCTGCGCCAGCATGCCAACGACATGAATCGGCAAAATGTGGTGCCGAAAGCCTATGTGGTGGACAAAAATAAGCTGCTTGCCCTGGAGTATGCCCATCTTGTCGATTTAGGGCTCACCGATGAACAGCTCGACGGCATCCTGGGCACAGTGATGGCTGCGATGCTGCAGCAGATCGAAAAGCTCGACGAAAAATTTGCCCACATGATTCCCGGGCAGGAGGGCGCATCCAAGTGA
- a CDS encoding mechanosensitive ion channel family protein, which yields MIDVLQAAAADPNPAAQVTETIKHITWTGVGWGCVILAVAIAIGMLVRHTLTWVLLNWVKRSESSARVLGKLAQAAVIVLGVGAALAYVFPSIKPVNLVGGLGVVSIAAGIAFQTVLGNMFAGLVILWRQTPVVGDQISVEGVSGTITTITLSHTTVHTFDGRQVLIPNGVLHKSMVTVQTEHPWIRSSFTIKIRNPEQFRRAREVAIAALGPVPQVLDNPPPVAVLRQVADGMATMEVRFWSGSQQFETVTALDLAILAVLDALRAESIAFGPDNVVVLSDGGE from the coding sequence ATGATTGACGTACTGCAGGCAGCAGCGGCTGATCCTAATCCCGCTGCTCAAGTAACGGAAACCATTAAACACATCACGTGGACTGGGGTGGGCTGGGGCTGTGTAATCCTCGCAGTCGCTATTGCCATCGGCATGCTGGTGCGACACACCCTCACCTGGGTTCTTCTCAACTGGGTGAAACGCAGCGAATCATCGGCCCGCGTGTTAGGGAAACTCGCCCAGGCGGCGGTGATTGTGCTTGGGGTGGGTGCCGCATTGGCCTATGTGTTCCCATCGATTAAGCCGGTCAACCTGGTCGGCGGTTTGGGTGTGGTATCGATCGCCGCCGGTATCGCTTTCCAAACAGTGCTCGGCAACATGTTCGCTGGACTGGTGATTTTGTGGCGACAAACCCCGGTGGTTGGGGATCAAATCTCGGTGGAAGGCGTTTCCGGCACCATCACCACCATCACCCTGTCGCACACCACTGTCCATACCTTCGACGGCCGGCAGGTATTGATCCCTAACGGGGTGTTGCACAAGTCGATGGTGACAGTGCAAACCGAACATCCGTGGATTCGTAGCTCGTTCACTATCAAAATTCGCAATCCGGAACAGTTCCGTCGGGCACGGGAGGTGGCAATTGCCGCGCTCGGCCCTGTCCCACAAGTGTTGGATAATCCCCCACCGGTGGCAGTACTGCGCCAAGTTGCTGACGGCATGGCGACCATGGAAGTCCGTTTCTGGTCTGGGTCGCAACAATTCGAGACCGTGACCGCCTTGGATCTAGCGATTTTGGCGGTGCTCGACGCGCTGCGCGCCGAGTCGATCGCCTTCGGCCCCGATAATGTGGTCGTCCTGTCCGACGGGGGCGAATAA
- a CDS encoding DedA family protein, with the protein MTRTHHSDDSVADPAGSPTPETPAATNRPDQPPLPEFFTSPDKIDIWLFIYLGVNTLFNLAIIPLRVWLMNRPVIYALMVGGYTSAILGGAQSSLGGTAAWIVVVCALVGALKGVPLWWLIGHKWGMEYIEMLAGQSKSMRKWLPRLQNLSPRLLLGVTLLSYIPFMPTLLVANLLSGVRGIRFSVVMAVNALGVLIRNSIFAYLGIRYGEAVIGVVDEINKYATWITLVLIAVAIYSATKSAKHQRPAKSA; encoded by the coding sequence GTGACCCGTACCCACCACAGTGATGATTCGGTAGCCGATCCGGCTGGTTCACCGACCCCCGAAACCCCAGCTGCGACCAACCGCCCCGACCAGCCGCCGCTGCCGGAATTTTTCACCAGCCCAGACAAGATTGATATTTGGCTTTTTATCTATCTTGGCGTCAACACTCTTTTCAACCTGGCAATCATTCCGCTGCGGGTGTGGCTCATGAACCGACCGGTGATCTATGCGTTGATGGTTGGTGGATATACTTCCGCGATTTTAGGTGGCGCCCAGTCAAGCCTGGGAGGGACGGCCGCCTGGATTGTGGTGGTGTGTGCACTTGTTGGGGCACTGAAGGGTGTTCCGCTGTGGTGGCTTATTGGCCACAAGTGGGGCATGGAGTACATCGAGATGCTCGCCGGGCAGTCGAAAAGTATGCGCAAATGGTTACCGCGGCTGCAAAATTTGTCGCCTCGACTGCTGCTCGGGGTAACGCTACTGTCCTATATTCCGTTTATGCCCACACTGCTTGTGGCGAATCTTCTCTCTGGGGTGCGCGGTATTCGTTTCTCGGTGGTGATGGCAGTCAACGCCTTAGGGGTGTTGATTCGCAACAGTATCTTTGCCTATCTCGGGATCCGCTACGGTGAGGCGGTGATCGGAGTCGTCGACGAGATCAACAAATACGCTACTTGGATTACGCTGGTGCTCATAGCGGTGGCGATCTATTCGGCAACCAAATCAGCGAAACACCAGCGGCCTGCTAAATCTGCATAG
- the rpsQ gene encoding 30S ribosomal protein S17 codes for MSEQKEQGARKRRTGYVVSTKMQKTIVVELEDRKQHALYGKTIRTNTKVKAHDENEIAGVGDRVIIEECRPLSKDKHYRLVEIAEKAR; via the coding sequence ATGAGTGAACAAAAAGAACAAGGTGCCCGCAAGCGCCGCACCGGCTATGTTGTGTCCACCAAGATGCAGAAGACCATCGTCGTCGAACTTGAGGACCGCAAGCAGCACGCTCTCTACGGCAAGACGATCCGCACCAATACTAAGGTGAAGGCTCACGATGAAAACGAAATCGCCGGCGTCGGCGACCGCGTGATCATCGAAGAATGCCGTCCGCTGTCCAAGGACAAGCACTACCGTCTCGTAGAAATCGCTGAAAAGGCTCGCTAA
- the rpmC gene encoding 50S ribosomal protein L29, with translation MAQGIPAHELRELTGEELDKRLKEAKEELFNLRFQMATGQLTNNRRLRVVKRDIARIYTVIRERELGLSEVPGAEV, from the coding sequence ATGGCACAAGGAATTCCCGCCCATGAGCTCCGTGAACTCACCGGAGAAGAGCTCGATAAGCGCCTCAAAGAAGCCAAGGAAGAGCTTTTCAACCTGCGCTTCCAGATGGCAACCGGTCAGCTGACCAACAACCGTCGCCTGCGTGTCGTCAAGCGCGACATCGCTCGCATCTACACGGTCATCCGTGAACGCGAACTTGGCCTGTCTGAAGTCCCCGGAGCGGAGGTGTAA
- the rplP gene encoding 50S ribosomal protein L16: MLIPKRVKYRRQHRPHRRGVSKGGNKVTFGEYGIQALEPAYITNRQIESARIAINRHVKRGGKVWITIFPDRPLTQKPLGVRMGSGKGPVEKWVANVRPGRVLFEMSYPNEEIAFEALRRAAQKLPCKVRIIRKEDQL; encoded by the coding sequence ATGCTTATCCCTAAGCGCGTAAAGTATCGCCGCCAGCACCGTCCACACCGTCGTGGCGTGTCCAAGGGTGGAAACAAGGTCACCTTCGGTGAATACGGCATCCAGGCTCTTGAGCCGGCCTACATCACCAACCGGCAGATCGAATCCGCTCGTATCGCCATCAACCGCCACGTCAAGCGTGGTGGCAAAGTGTGGATCACCATCTTCCCGGATCGTCCGCTCACCCAGAAGCCGCTCGGCGTGCGTATGGGTTCCGGTAAAGGTCCGGTCGAAAAGTGGGTTGCTAACGTCCGCCCAGGGCGTGTCCTCTTCGAGATGAGCTACCCGAACGAAGAGATTGCTTTCGAAGCACTCCGTCGCGCAGCCCAGAAGCTGCCTTGCAAGGTCCGCATCATCAGGAAGGAGGATCAGCTCTAA
- the rpsC gene encoding 30S ribosomal protein S3, whose protein sequence is MGQKIHPHGLRLGITADWKSRWYADKNYADYVAEDIKIREFLSKGLDRAGIADVVIERTRDRVRVDIHTARPGIVIGRRGAEADRIRGELEKLTGKQVALNIIEVKNIDANAQLVAQSIAEQLTNRVAFRRAMRKAIQSAMRQPHVKGIKVVCAGRLGGAEMSRVERYHEGRVPLHTLRAEIDYGTYEAHTTFGRIGVKVWIYKGDVVGGKRESDLVQGDRRGRGDRRERPRRGGQRRQRAEHKQEG, encoded by the coding sequence GTGGGCCAGAAGATTCATCCCCACGGCCTCCGACTCGGCATCACCGCTGACTGGAAGTCGCGCTGGTACGCCGACAAGAACTACGCCGACTATGTCGCCGAAGACATCAAAATTCGTGAATTCCTGTCCAAGGGTCTCGACCGCGCCGGCATCGCCGACGTTGTAATCGAACGCACCCGCGACCGGGTTCGCGTCGACATTCACACCGCCCGTCCGGGTATTGTGATTGGTCGTCGTGGTGCAGAAGCCGACCGTATCCGCGGCGAGCTGGAAAAGCTCACCGGCAAGCAGGTCGCGCTGAACATCATCGAAGTCAAGAACATTGACGCCAATGCCCAGCTGGTGGCACAGTCCATCGCCGAGCAGCTGACCAACCGCGTGGCATTCCGTCGCGCAATGCGCAAGGCTATCCAGTCTGCTATGCGTCAGCCGCACGTCAAGGGTATTAAGGTTGTGTGCGCCGGTCGTCTCGGCGGGGCTGAAATGTCCCGCGTCGAGCGCTACCACGAGGGCCGTGTCCCGCTGCACACCCTGCGCGCCGAAATCGACTACGGCACCTATGAAGCTCACACCACCTTCGGCCGCATTGGCGTGAAGGTGTGGATCTACAAGGGTGACGTTGTTGGCGGCAAGCGCGAGTCCGATCTCGTTCAAGGTGATCGTCGCGGCCGCGGCGACCGCCGTGAGCGTCCGCGCCGTGGCGGCCAGCGTCGCCAGCGCGCCGAGCACAAGCAGGAGGGCTAA
- the rplV gene encoding 50S ribosomal protein L22, with protein sequence MAENITSARAQARFVRVSPMKARRVIDLVRGKDVAEALAILKYAPQAASEPVAKVVASAAANAENNFGLNRSKLVISEAYADEGPTMRRIRPRAQGRAFQIRKRTSHITVVVTEKGSDN encoded by the coding sequence ATGGCTGAGAACATCACCTCCGCCCGCGCCCAGGCCCGCTTCGTTCGGGTGTCCCCGATGAAGGCTCGCCGCGTGATCGACCTCGTCCGCGGTAAGGACGTAGCCGAAGCGCTCGCGATTTTGAAGTATGCTCCGCAGGCTGCTTCCGAGCCGGTTGCGAAGGTAGTGGCTTCCGCTGCTGCTAACGCCGAGAACAACTTCGGTCTCAACCGCTCCAAGCTGGTTATCAGCGAAGCATATGCAGATGAGGGTCCGACCATGCGTCGTATCCGTCCTCGCGCCCAGGGTCGTGCATTCCAGATCCGTAAGCGCACCAGCCACATCACTGTTGTGGTCACCGAGAAGGGAAGTGACAACTAG
- the rpsS gene encoding 30S ribosomal protein S19, with protein sequence MPRSLKKGPFVDEHLLAKVDAQNEKGTKQVIKTWSRRSTILPDFIGHTFAVHDGRKHVPVFVDDSMVGHKLGEFAPTKTFKGHVKEDKKKGRR encoded by the coding sequence ATGCCACGCAGTCTGAAAAAAGGCCCCTTCGTCGATGAGCACCTCCTCGCTAAGGTAGACGCTCAAAACGAAAAAGGCACCAAGCAGGTCATCAAGACCTGGTCCCGCCGTTCCACGATTTTGCCTGACTTCATTGGTCACACCTTCGCCGTCCACGACGGTCGTAAGCATGTGCCGGTGTTCGTCGACGATTCGATGGTCGGCCACAAACTGGGCGAATTCGCCCCGACCAAGACCTTCAAGGGTCACGTCAAGGAAGATAAGAAGAAGGGTAGGCGATAG